The Sporosarcina luteola genome contains a region encoding:
- a CDS encoding polyprenyl synthetase family protein yields MDKRLQVFISEKAPLIDAELNRLIDLENAPSSLKESMLYSVNAGGKRIRPLLVLAVLADFGKESADALKVACAAELIHTYSLIHDDLPSMDDDDFRRGKPTNHKVYGEATAVLAGDALQTRAFGILASLEHTSPKQVIRLVALLADASGANGMVGGQVLDMEGETAVLSLQDLEKVHLHKTGALLSFCIEAGAVLSDAEDAELELLRKYAKNIGLAFQIKDDILDVTSTTEQLGKTANSDAASDKSTYPSLLGLEGAQQQLEKYHLDATASLAFLKKENSMLKLFADYIVQRDV; encoded by the coding sequence ATGGATAAACGGCTGCAGGTATTCATTTCAGAAAAAGCACCACTGATCGATGCGGAATTGAATCGGTTGATAGACTTGGAAAATGCCCCATCTTCATTGAAGGAATCCATGCTCTATTCAGTGAATGCAGGCGGTAAAAGGATTCGTCCTCTTCTCGTCCTGGCAGTCCTTGCCGATTTCGGGAAAGAATCCGCGGACGCGCTTAAAGTGGCATGTGCTGCTGAACTCATCCATACATACTCTCTCATCCACGATGATCTGCCTAGCATGGACGATGATGACTTCAGAAGGGGCAAACCGACGAACCATAAAGTATACGGCGAAGCGACAGCTGTTCTTGCCGGAGATGCCTTGCAAACGAGGGCCTTCGGGATATTAGCTTCCCTGGAACATACGTCGCCCAAGCAAGTTATCAGATTGGTCGCTCTGTTGGCGGATGCTTCTGGCGCGAATGGAATGGTAGGCGGTCAAGTGTTGGATATGGAAGGGGAGACGGCAGTATTATCGCTGCAGGATCTTGAAAAAGTCCATCTGCATAAGACAGGCGCTTTATTGTCATTCTGTATAGAAGCAGGTGCTGTTCTATCCGATGCAGAAGATGCCGAGTTGGAACTGCTTCGCAAATATGCGAAGAACATCGGATTGGCTTTCCAGATCAAGGACGACATTTTAGACGTCACGTCAACGACCGAACAGCTGGGGAAGACTGCGAATAGCGATGCTGCCAGTGATAAGTCAACGTATCCTTCCCTTTTGGGACTTGAAGGGGCGCAACAACAGCTGGAAAAGTATCACTTGGATGCAACGGCAAGCTTGGCTTTTTTAAAGAAAGAAAACTCGATGCTAAAACTTTTTGCTGATTATATCGTCCAAAGAGATGTTTGA
- a CDS encoding exodeoxyribonuclease VII small subunit: protein MSEETLRFEEAMSKLEGIVQKLEAGDVPLEDAITLYKQGMELSAYCHGKLQDAEKQLISIIDNNGQSTPFDPSKGRDSNG, encoded by the coding sequence ATGAGCGAAGAAACACTACGATTTGAAGAAGCAATGTCGAAATTGGAAGGCATTGTTCAAAAATTGGAAGCGGGTGACGTTCCGTTAGAGGACGCTATCACATTATACAAGCAAGGTATGGAGCTATCCGCTTATTGTCATGGGAAATTGCAGGATGCGGAAAAGCAGTTAATCTCAATCATAGATAATAATGGGCAGTCGACTCCTTTCGATCCATCCAAAGGTCGGGATTCGAATGGATAA
- the xseA gene encoding exodeoxyribonuclease VII large subunit, producing MSENVYLSVHSLTKYIKRKFEADPYLRNVFVKGELSNVKIHPSGHIYFTLKDDKSRMQSAMFRSAAGTLKFKPEEGMNVLITGDVNVYESSGQYQLYVQTMQPDGVGALYLAYEQLKKTLAKEGLFDARWKQPLPSLPNKIGVITAQSGAAIRDICSTLQRRYPLADICLFPAIVQGPQAVPSIVQALELAESHGSIDVLILGRGGGSIEDLWAFNEEAVARAIFSCRIPIISAVGHETDTTIADFVADMRAPTPTAAAELAVPSREELFERVLERKRSLYISLSNQIKHERKRLTTYQQSYPLQFPERLYRPFTEKLSGLDDRLLRSRNELTANRKADHHRLDRMLSFYTPLQRIKEEDRNLSLLTERMKRSMQNDLRNKAEQFNSAIRMLKALNPLEVMERGFSIIYKEGTVTNSVIGLEIGETLQVRMQDGTVESEIKSITMKDGEES from the coding sequence TTGAGTGAAAATGTGTATCTTTCCGTGCATTCATTGACAAAATACATAAAACGTAAATTCGAAGCCGATCCTTATTTAAGAAATGTATTTGTGAAAGGCGAACTTTCCAATGTGAAAATCCACCCAAGCGGGCATATTTACTTTACGTTGAAAGATGATAAAAGCAGAATGCAGTCCGCCATGTTCCGTTCAGCTGCAGGAACATTGAAGTTCAAACCTGAAGAAGGAATGAATGTCCTGATCACAGGGGACGTGAATGTTTACGAATCAAGCGGTCAATATCAGCTGTATGTCCAAACAATGCAGCCAGACGGCGTCGGGGCGTTATATCTGGCTTATGAACAACTGAAAAAAACGCTTGCGAAAGAAGGATTATTCGATGCGCGTTGGAAACAACCGCTGCCTAGCTTGCCAAATAAGATAGGGGTCATCACCGCCCAGTCAGGTGCAGCGATCCGTGATATCTGTTCCACATTACAAAGGCGTTATCCATTAGCCGATATTTGCCTGTTTCCGGCAATCGTGCAAGGACCTCAAGCCGTCCCTTCTATTGTGCAGGCGTTGGAGCTAGCGGAATCACATGGTTCGATCGATGTGTTAATCCTAGGACGAGGCGGCGGCTCCATAGAAGACCTTTGGGCTTTTAATGAAGAGGCGGTTGCTAGGGCAATATTTTCTTGCAGGATTCCTATTATAAGTGCTGTCGGCCATGAAACGGATACAACAATCGCTGATTTTGTAGCCGATATGAGGGCACCGACTCCAACTGCGGCCGCTGAATTGGCGGTTCCTTCAAGGGAAGAGTTATTTGAGAGGGTATTGGAACGGAAGCGCTCCCTTTACATTTCACTTTCGAATCAAATCAAGCATGAACGCAAGCGTTTAACCACATACCAGCAATCGTATCCATTGCAATTCCCGGAGAGGCTTTACCGGCCATTCACTGAAAAATTGAGCGGGCTGGATGACAGGCTTCTCAGGAGCAGAAATGAACTGACCGCGAATAGGAAAGCGGACCATCACCGATTGGATAGGATGCTCTCATTTTATACTCCGCTGCAGCGGATTAAAGAGGAAGATCGAAATCTTTCGTTATTAACCGAAAGAATGAAGAGGTCAATGCAAAATGATTTGCGCAACAAGGCCGAACAATTCAATTCAGCGATCAGGATGCTGAAAGCGCTAAATCCGTTGGAAGTAATGGAACGCGGATTTTCAATCATCTATAAAGAAGGAACGGTCACTAATTCCGTTATCGGACTAGAAATTGGAGAGACGTTGCAAGTCCGTATGCAAGACGGGACTGTAGAGTCTGAAATCAAATCAATCACGATGAAGGACGGGGAGGAAAGTTAA